In Streptomyces sp. DG2A-72, one genomic interval encodes:
- a CDS encoding LLM class F420-dependent oxidoreductase produces MQLGINLGYWGAGMDADNLAVAKEADRLGYAVCWAAEAYGSDAATVLTWVAAQTERIDVGSAIFQIPARQPAMTAMTAATLDSLSGGRFRLGLGVSGPQVSEGWYGVKFDKPLSRTREYVEIVRKAMTRERLSYDGEHWTLPLPGGPGKPIKLTVHPEREHIPLYIAAIGPKNLEQTGEIADGALLIFPSADHLEDTAITYLRAGREKAGKTMDGFDVCPTLPLAVGADKDVTALADAFRPYTALYVGGMGSAKQNFYNQLARRMGYEQAAAEIQEKYLSGDKQGAAAAVPHELIDRTTLLGSVDRIADRMKAYAAAGVTTLSLNPAGFTLDERLASLRAGTEALERAGLA; encoded by the coding sequence ATGCAGCTCGGGATCAACCTCGGCTACTGGGGCGCCGGAATGGACGCGGACAATCTCGCCGTGGCGAAGGAGGCCGACCGGCTCGGGTATGCCGTCTGCTGGGCCGCCGAGGCGTACGGCTCGGACGCGGCCACCGTGCTGACCTGGGTCGCCGCCCAGACCGAGCGCATCGACGTGGGCTCGGCCATCTTCCAGATCCCGGCCCGGCAGCCGGCGATGACCGCCATGACCGCCGCCACGCTCGACTCGCTCTCCGGCGGCCGCTTCCGGCTCGGCCTCGGCGTCTCCGGGCCGCAGGTCTCCGAGGGCTGGTACGGCGTCAAGTTCGACAAGCCGCTCTCCCGGACCCGCGAGTACGTGGAGATCGTACGGAAGGCGATGACGCGGGAGCGGCTGTCGTACGACGGCGAGCACTGGACGCTGCCGCTGCCCGGCGGACCCGGCAAGCCGATCAAGCTGACCGTGCACCCGGAGCGCGAGCACATCCCGCTGTACATCGCCGCGATCGGCCCCAAGAACCTGGAGCAGACCGGCGAGATCGCCGACGGGGCGCTGCTCATCTTCCCCTCCGCCGACCACCTCGAGGACACCGCGATCACATATCTGCGGGCCGGGCGCGAGAAGGCCGGGAAGACCATGGACGGGTTCGACGTCTGCCCGACGCTGCCGCTCGCGGTCGGTGCCGACAAGGACGTGACCGCGCTGGCCGACGCCTTCCGCCCGTACACCGCGCTGTACGTCGGTGGCATGGGCAGCGCCAAGCAGAACTTCTACAACCAGCTCGCCCGGCGCATGGGCTACGAGCAGGCCGCCGCCGAGATCCAGGAGAAGTACCTCTCCGGCGACAAGCAGGGCGCCGCGGCCGCCGTACCGCACGAGCTGATCGACCGGACCACGCTGCTCGGCTCCGTCGATCGCATCGCGGACCGGATGAAGGCCTACGCCGCCGCCGGGGTCACCACCCTGTCCCTCAACCCGGCGGGCTTCACGCTGGACGAGCGGCTCGCCTCGCTGCGGGCCGGCACCGAGGCCCTGGAACGGGCCGGGCTGGCGTAA